The sequence CTGGGACATGCGTTCGAGCAGATCGCGAGCCATGTTGGCCAAATGCGGCAGCTGTTCGAACTGGCTCTGCACGTTGCCGAGCAAGGCTTTCGGGCTGACGCGCTCGCGCATCCAGCGCTCCAGAAACGGCTGCGCGGTGTTCCACAGATCCAGATCCGGATACAACTGGCGGCCGAGGCCTTCGATGTTCAGCAAGGTCTTTTGCAACAGAACGAGTTGCGGCTGCACTTCCATGTTGAAGCGTCGTGCGGTCTGGAACAGACGCATCAGCACCTGGCCAAATGAAATATCTTTTAACGGTTTTTCGAAGATCGGTTCGCACACCGTACGGATCGCCGCTTCGAATTCGTTGAGTTTGGTTTCCGCCGGCACCCAGCCCGAGTCGATGTGCAGTTGCGCCACACGACGGTAGTCACGCTTGAAGAACGCGAACAGATTGCGCGCCAGATAATCCTGATCTTCCGGGGTCAGGCTGCCGACGATGCCGCAGTCGATCGCAATGTATTGCGGGCTCCACGGATTGACGGTGCTGACAAAAATGTTGCCCGGGTGCATGTCGGCGTGGAAGAAACTGTCGCGGAACACTTGAGTGAAGAAAATCTCCACACCGCGTTCGGCAAGCATTTTCATGTCGGTGCGCTGGTCGGCGAGGGTCGCCAGATCCGTCACCTGAATGCCGTAGATGCGTTCCATCACCAGCACTTTCGGCCGGCACCAGTCCCAGTAGACCTGCGGCACGTAGAGCAGCGGCGAACCTTCGAAGTTGCGCTTCAACTGGCTGGCGTTGGCCGCTTCGCGCAGCAGATCCAATTCGTCGTAGATGGTTTTTTCGTAGTCCTGGACCACGTCGACCGGGTGCAGCAAACGCGCGTCGGCCGAGAGTTTTTCAGCGGCGCGGGCGAGGATGAACAGCCACGCCAGATCCTGCGCGATGATCGGCTTCAGACCCGGACGGATCACTTTGACCACGACTTCTTCGCCGGTTTTCAGCTGCGCGGCATGTACCTGCGCCACCGAAGCTGAGGCCAGCGGTTCGACGTCGAAACGGCTGAACACGTCGCTGATTTTCTTGCCCAGCTGTTCTTCGATCAGCTTGATCGACAGCTGCGAATCGAACGGCGGCACGCGGTCCTGCAACAGCATCAACTCATCGGCGATGTCTTCCGGCAGCAGGTCGCGGCGGGTCGAGAGAATCTGTCCGAATTTGATGAAAATCGGCCCGAGATCCTGCAACGCCAGGCGCAGACGCGCGCCCCGGTTCAGCTCCAGCGGCTTGCGCGGGAACCAGCGCCACGGCAGCACATAGCGCAGCGCCAGGAGAAACCAGGGCAGCGGCAGATCGAACAGCAGGTCATCGAGGCGGTAGCGGATCACGACAGACTGGATGCGCAGCAGACGGCGGACGGCGAGCAGCTTCATGCGTTATCGCTTGGGTCGAGGGATCGGGAAAGGCGCTCGAAACGCGCCTCGAGACGTTCCAGATCAAGTTTGATCCGGTCCAGTTCGCTGAACCGCGCTTCGGCTTCGCGCTGCCCGACGAGGGTGCGCGATTCTTCGGCGAGGTATTCGGCGAGGTTCTGGTTGAGGCTGGCAAATCCTTGTTGATACCAGCGTGCGCGGCTGCGCAGGTGGCCTCCGACCAGTTGCGTGGCCACCGGGCCGAGCCAGCGCGAGAGTTCGTACTCCCAGTCGAGCTCAAGATCCTGCAGCACACCGGCCAGCTCCAGCAGCACGCCGCTGTCGCCATCGAGCTCGACTTCCGGGGCGTGCAGCACCGCGGTCTTGTCTTTGCTCACGGCCAGTTTGATCAGGCTCGAGGCCGGCGCACGCAGGGTGCAGTCGACAGCGGTTTCCCAGTGCGAGGCCAGCATCAAACCTTCGTCGCTCGGCAAGATGAACAGTTGCAGCGCCGGGCTGCGGCAGTCGACGGCAATCACCTTGCCGGTCAAATGCGCCAGCCGCGGCAGCGCCGTGCTGTCGAGACGCAGCACCCGGTTGAGGCCGAGTTCAACGCTGGCGAGCAGCCCGGTGAGCAACATCAGGGCTTGATGCCGCGGTGCAGGGCGACGATGCCTGCGGTCATGTTGTGATAGGTCACGCGGTCGAAACCGGCGTCGACCATCATCGACTTCAGGGTTTCCTGATTCGGGTGCATGCGGATCGATTCGGCCAGATAGCGATAGCTTTCCGAGTCGTTGGTGATCAGCTTGCCCATCAGCGGCATGAAGGCGAACGAGTAGGCGTCGTAGGCTTTCGACATCAGCGCGTTGGTTGGCTTGGAGAATTCCAGCACCAGCAAACGACCGCCGGGCTTGAGCACGCGCAGCATCGAACGCAGGGCATCTTCCTTGTGCGTCACGTTGCGCAGGCCGAAGGCGATGGTCACGCAATCGAAATGATTGTCCGGGAACGGCAGTTTTTCGGCGTCCGCCTGAACGAATTCGACGTTGCCGGCGACACCCAGATCGAGCAGACGATCACGGCCGACCTTGAGCATCGATTCGTTGATGTCGGCCAGCACCACCTGACCGGTCGGGCCGACCAGGTGCGAGAATTTTTTGGTCAGGTCACCGGTACCGCCGGCGATGTCGAGCACGCGGTTACCGCTGCGCACACCCGAGAGTTCGATCGCGAAACGCTTCCACAGACGGTGCATGCCGCCCGACAGAAGGTCATTCATCAGGTCGTACTTGGCGGCTACCGAGTGGAAAACCTCAGCGACTTTTTCCGCTTTCTGGCTTTCCGGAACGTTTTTGAAGCCGAAGTGAGTGGTGGGTTCGGCATCGCTGCCTTTGCGCTGATCAGTCATATCGCTGTCACCAAAAGAGAATGCGCGACATTCTAATCCCCAAGCCATGCTTTGTCTTGGAATGGCTAAAGGTAAGATGGGCAACCTTCGGGACGATTTGCCGCAGCGGCGGTCAAGATTTACCGACACATCTTTTTCGCCCCATTCAAAAAGCAGGAGTCAATCAATGGCCAAAATCACTGTTGAGCGTGCCCACAATCTGGGCAAGGAAGCCGCCCGCGAGAAGGCCGACAAGCTGGCGCAAAAACTCTCCGAGCAATACGGACTGGAGCCGCAATGGTCGGGTGACACCTTGAACCTCAAGCGCTCGGGCGTGAAAGGCGCGGTGCATGTGGCGGACGATTCGATCAAGGTCGACGTGGAACTGGGCATCATGATGTCGGCCATGAGCGGCATGATCAAAGCCGAGATCGAGAAGGCCCTCGATAAAGCCCTGGTCTGAAACACGATCCCCTGTAGGAGTGAGCCTGCTCGCGATAGCGGTCTGTCAGTCGACTCCATTTTTGACTGATACACCGCTATCGCGAGCAGGCTCACTCCTACATTTGTTTAGTGGTGCCCCCTCTGTTTATGTCAGTTGTTAGGGTGCCGTTTCTAATTTTTCTGCCTACTTTGTGCCTGAGCCCGACACTTTCGCGGGCAGTTCCTCAAACCTTCTGCGCGTGAGGTGCACCATGGCCAAAGTAATTTTGAAGAAAAAAATCGACGCTTCGACTTCTGCTCTGAGCGACGTCAAATCCTATGCCCGCAAGATCTGGCTGGCAGGCCTGGGTGCCTACGCCAAGGTCGGCCAAGAGGGTAGCGAGTACTTTCAAGAGCTGATCAAGGCTGGTCAAACTGTTGAAAAGAAAGGCAAAAAAGCCGTCACCGAAAAACTCGAAGCGGCCAACGCCGAGATCGATGAAGCCAAGAGCGAAGTGAGTTCTTTCAAAGGTCGTGTCGAAGTTCAACTCGACAAGGTCGAGAAGGCGTTCGACTCCCGCGTAGCAAGCGCCTTGAATCGTATCGGCATTCCGTCTAAACATGACGTTGAGACACTCTCTGCTAAGCTCGATGAGCTGACGGCATTGCTCGAACGCGTCGCGCGTAAATCTTAAGGAGAA comes from Pseudomonas sp. RU47 and encodes:
- the ubiB gene encoding ubiquinone biosynthesis regulatory protein kinase UbiB, producing MKLLAVRRLLRIQSVVIRYRLDDLLFDLPLPWFLLALRYVLPWRWFPRKPLELNRGARLRLALQDLGPIFIKFGQILSTRRDLLPEDIADELMLLQDRVPPFDSQLSIKLIEEQLGKKISDVFSRFDVEPLASASVAQVHAAQLKTGEEVVVKVIRPGLKPIIAQDLAWLFILARAAEKLSADARLLHPVDVVQDYEKTIYDELDLLREAANASQLKRNFEGSPLLYVPQVYWDWCRPKVLVMERIYGIQVTDLATLADQRTDMKMLAERGVEIFFTQVFRDSFFHADMHPGNIFVSTVNPWSPQYIAIDCGIVGSLTPEDQDYLARNLFAFFKRDYRRVAQLHIDSGWVPAETKLNEFEAAIRTVCEPIFEKPLKDISFGQVLMRLFQTARRFNMEVQPQLVLLQKTLLNIEGLGRQLYPDLDLWNTAQPFLERWMRERVSPKALLGNVQSQFEQLPHLANMARDLLERMSQPHAYDPPPPWHKRKDDWFLRLLGCAHLAGGVILAIGGPLHELGHWPAGIMVAVGLYLVVRR
- a CDS encoding ubiquinone biosynthesis accessory factor UbiJ — protein: MLLTGLLASVELGLNRVLRLDSTALPRLAHLTGKVIAVDCRSPALQLFILPSDEGLMLASHWETAVDCTLRAPASSLIKLAVSKDKTAVLHAPEVELDGDSGVLLELAGVLQDLELDWEYELSRWLGPVATQLVGGHLRSRARWYQQGFASLNQNLAEYLAEESRTLVGQREAEARFSELDRIKLDLERLEARFERLSRSLDPSDNA
- the ubiE gene encoding bifunctional demethylmenaquinone methyltransferase/2-methoxy-6-polyprenyl-1,4-benzoquinol methylase UbiE; protein product: MTDQRKGSDAEPTTHFGFKNVPESQKAEKVAEVFHSVAAKYDLMNDLLSGGMHRLWKRFAIELSGVRSGNRVLDIAGGTGDLTKKFSHLVGPTGQVVLADINESMLKVGRDRLLDLGVAGNVEFVQADAEKLPFPDNHFDCVTIAFGLRNVTHKEDALRSMLRVLKPGGRLLVLEFSKPTNALMSKAYDAYSFAFMPLMGKLITNDSESYRYLAESIRMHPNQETLKSMMVDAGFDRVTYHNMTAGIVALHRGIKP
- a CDS encoding polyhydroxyalkanoic acid system family protein — encoded protein: MAKITVERAHNLGKEAAREKADKLAQKLSEQYGLEPQWSGDTLNLKRSGVKGAVHVADDSIKVDVELGIMMSAMSGMIKAEIEKALDKALV
- a CDS encoding phasin family protein, whose product is MAKVILKKKIDASTSALSDVKSYARKIWLAGLGAYAKVGQEGSEYFQELIKAGQTVEKKGKKAVTEKLEAANAEIDEAKSEVSSFKGRVEVQLDKVEKAFDSRVASALNRIGIPSKHDVETLSAKLDELTALLERVARKS